ACTTAGTATGAGCTGAAAGATTCCCATTATCGATGTCAAGAAAAGTGCCAAGCCGGTATATAAAGTCGACCCGGTCATATTGTAAACCAGAGACATCGTTGCAATCGTATAGATACTGTCTCCAAAATTAGTGATAAACCTTCCCAACAAAAGCAATAAAAAATCATAATTCTTTAACATGTCGTTCTCCTTTAACGTTGTAATTTATTTTTCTGTTTGCCATTTTTTTATGACCTCTCGGTCATTTAAGTAATCATAAAATTATATGCATGTGTTTATATATTATTTATCGTTGTAATTATTTTTACTGTTAGCCTTTTTTAATGACCCTTTAAAGGGTCATTAATCAATCTTCCATAGATTAAATCTTATACTGTCTTTTCCTCCATTGTCCACTGAGTATCTTTTTACCAATTCTTTAAATTCGGACATGAACTGTTTTTCATCATCCATAGAAATGCTGAAAACCTCACTTTCCCCATTTAGAAAATTACTAAAAATACTCGGGTCCGGAACAAAAGCAAGAGCTGTCGGAAGATAGTATTTTTGTACTATACCATTTACCATATCAGTGTCCACAACTTCAATAAAACCCATATCTTCCATAATTTTCAGATGATAATGTATCCTGCTTCTAGGAATCCCCAGTGAGTTTGCAATCTCTTGACTGTTTTGTGGAGTCTTCCCAAGCTTCATCAGGATATCTACCCTTAGTGGATCACTTAATGCCTTAAGTTCCTCTAAATCACTTATATAGTATATTTCTTTCATATAAAACACATCCATTTAATTATATTCTATTACTTATAAACTAGTATACAATATAAAATAGTTACTGTCAAATATATTTTATCGTTTATTAACTATTTTACGTTTGATTTATTCTTTATGATTTGATTTCTTTCTTTGATTGTTTTGTATTATTTTTTGTTCGCAGAAAAATATAATTCTTTAAAGTATGAATGGTTTCTGATTAGCTCTTTAAACCTTCCTTCTCCAACTAAACGACCATGATTCAATACATATATTTTGTCATAATTTTCTATGATTTCTTTATTTAGTCTATGTGCTATGGAGATTATTGTTAGCTCTGAACTTAACAGCTTTTTCTCAATCTTCTCAAATGTATTTATGTCCAGGGCAGAAGTGGATTCATCTAATAGAATTATTTTCTTTTTGTTTAGTATTCCTCTTGCAAGAGATAATCTCTGTTTTTCTCCTCCGGAAAATGAGCTTGAATTCCTGTCTGTCTTGTATTCCTTTCCTCCTTCAAGTTCATATACTCTATTTTCAATCTCTGAGAAACTCAATGCAAAGTCTATATCTTCGTCTTCTATTGTTTCAAAAAGTGTGGTGTTTTCTTTTATACTACCATCAAAAAATACCGGTTTTTGAGGTACATATGAAATATTATCGTAAATATATTTAGAATCCAATGTCTTAAAATCTTCACCATCAATTGATATATCACCGGTATACATCGAAAAGAATTTTAGTAACAGTTTTAAAATTGTGCTCTTACCCGATCCACTGCCTCCAACTATTAAATATTTTTTCCCTATCTCAAAATCCAATGAGATGTCCTTTAATATTTCTTTATTACCGAGTGTTAAGATCACATTTTTAAAAGATATATTGTTTTTTATTGGATTGCTTGGAATTTTAAACTTTTTATCAGATTTTACATATATATGTTTTTCTATATAATCATCGCATCCTTTTATCTTAGGTAGAAGACTACTGATTCCAGATAATGGACCTAGAATATTTCCGGACAAAAAGCTTATCGTAAATACTTGTCCTATTGTCAAAAAACCCGATATTCCCAAATACATGGCAACTAGTAGAGAGCTGAATACTACAATTAATGCTGATATATTTCCAACCATCGACACTATATCTATAAATCGAAAGGCATCCCTCTTATTTAATGCCATCTGATCATTACTGTCCATATGTTTATTTATTGCTTTGTCTTGTGCATTGTATGTTTTAAATACTTCATAACCCGAAATTATTTCATTTAAACTCATAGTATATGATTGCATACTGGCATTATATTTAGCGACTTTATTCCTTAATTTACCCATAAACATTTTAGGAAGTAATATTGGAAGTAAACCTATTACTAGGATGAATAAAGTTATATATGGACTTATTACCATTAATGTATATAGGGTTACAACTAGTACTATCATCTGATTTATCAATAAAAAGATAGGTTCAAAGAACTGTTTTTCCAGTAAATTTATCTCATTTATTAGTAGTGAACTATAATAAGAAGGCTCTTTGGAGATTAAGTATGCCATTTCTTTATTAATATTCTCTCTAAATATTTCCGTTCTTGTATAAAACAGTATTTTAGAGTAACACTTTTTTTCAAGTAGTTTGGATATTAGATATAAAACGAGAGTCAGAGTTAGTACGTATAATACTCTAATTAGATATAATCTAAATTGATTTTCATCTTTTAAAGCTATGTCAAAGCCTTTCCCCATCAATTTAGTAACTTCGGTAATGAAAATTGTATAGGCAAATAGAGCGATAATCATCATTGTCAGAATTATTTTGTTTGTTATGAAAGCTCTAACTAAAACACTGTTTTTCTTATTCATGTTTATCACCATTATTCTCGAATTTTAATTTTTCCAAGCCATGACTGTTATTGTTCAACAGTTCTTCATAACTTCCACTTTCATTTACTTTCCCATTCTTTAAGAATAAAATTTCATCATATTCACGAATTAAGTGATTTACTCGATGTGAAATAGAAAAAATTGTTCTGTCGGACTCCAACAACTTCTGTTCAACTTCCAGTGCTTTTATATTATCTAAGGCAGATAATGCTTCATCCATTATTAAG
The sequence above is a segment of the Peptoniphilaceae bacterium AMB_02 genome. Coding sequences within it:
- a CDS encoding ABC transporter ATP-binding protein, translating into MNKKNSVLVRAFITNKIILTMMIIALFAYTIFITEVTKLMGKGFDIALKDENQFRLYLIRVLYVLTLTLVLYLISKLLEKKCYSKILFYTRTEIFRENINKEMAYLISKEPSYYSSLLINEINLLEKQFFEPIFLLINQMIVLVVTLYTLMVISPYITLFILVIGLLPILLPKMFMGKLRNKVAKYNASMQSYTMSLNEIISGYEVFKTYNAQDKAINKHMDSNDQMALNKRDAFRFIDIVSMVGNISALIVVFSSLLVAMYLGISGFLTIGQVFTISFLSGNILGPLSGISSLLPKIKGCDDYIEKHIYVKSDKKFKIPSNPIKNNISFKNVILTLGNKEILKDISLDFEIGKKYLIVGGSGSGKSTILKLLLKFFSMYTGDISIDGEDFKTLDSKYIYDNISYVPQKPVFFDGSIKENTTLFETIEDEDIDFALSFSEIENRVYELEGGKEYKTDRNSSSFSGGEKQRLSLARGILNKKKIILLDESTSALDINTFEKIEKKLLSSELTIISIAHRLNKEIIENYDKIYVLNHGRLVGEGRFKELIRNHSYFKELYFSANKK
- a CDS encoding winged helix-turn-helix domain-containing protein — encoded protein: MKEIYYISDLEELKALSDPLRVDILMKLGKTPQNSQEIANSLGIPRSRIHYHLKIMEDMGFIEVVDTDMVNGIVQKYYLPTALAFVPDPSIFSNFLNGESEVFSISMDDEKQFMSEFKELVKRYSVDNGGKDSIRFNLWKID